A window of Leptolyngbya sp. CCY15150 genomic DNA:
TAATAACAAGAGGTGGTTTATGAGGGGCGATCGCCCACTGGATCGTGAATAGAGAATGTCTTTAAGCCATCGATGAATCGAGACTGGGCGCTAGGGTGGCGGGATCGGCGACCTGTAATTCTCCATGCTGCATTGTCCAACACCGGTCAGCGATCGCCAGCAAGTCTCCCGGTTCATGGGTGACAATCAACAGCGTCCAGTCTGCCTTGAGCACCGATAGTAAACTCACCAACTGTTGACGCATTGACCAATCTAGCCCCGCCGTCGGTTCATCCAGCAGTAAAAGATAGGGTTGGCGAATCAGTTGCACAGCCAACGCCAGGCGACGCTGTTGCCCACCGCTGAGAGCATGAGGATTGGCCGACAGCGGTAGATGGGCCAAGCCAACCTTTGCTAGGGTTTGCTCCATCGTTTCCCGATTCAGCTCCGGATGCCCAAGGCGCAGCTCACTCAGCAGCGTGTTGCCACAAAAATGCCGTTCTGGAAACTGAAAGACGAGCCCTCCTAGATCCTGGAGCTGATCGGGGGAGAGCACTTGGCTGCGCCAGCGAATCCGTCCCGATGTTTTGGAGGCTAGGCCTGCCAAAATTTCTAGCAGCGTACTTTTGCCAGAGCCACTGGGGCCAATCACTAACCCCAGTTGTTGGGGCGCTAGCTCCAAGCCAATGGACTTAAGGATCGGCTCAGCAGTAGCCGCTGGATGGTAAGACAGGTTCTCAATGTACAGCATTCAGATGTCCAGAATTTCAGGTCGTTCACGCAGTTTTCGGAGGGGCGATCGCCTTTTAGTCTGCCAAGATGCTTCTTGCTGCCAAGATTTGGGTCGGCTTAGGTCTGCATCATGGAGAGCGATCGCCAGCTTTTCTATTCTAGGGCGACGATCTGGCACATTCCCTACCCCCGATTTCCCACAGGCAAGCTAAAGTAAGGCCAAGCCTCCTCCGCTCCATGGCCAGATCCCAGTGTAGACTCCAGCCAAGGGTTCGCATCCCCATCGATGACCTGATCGATTCCATGATGCCCAACGCCCTATGCCATGGGAATGATGCGCAGGAGCGCCATTGCATGAATCCTAGTATGGAAACCGCACGATAGCATTACCAAGGAGCAATTCTATGACCTCTGATTTCAACACTCCCCAAACCCCTGTGGTGCTAGATGACGATTCGTCAGCGACTCCGGCTGAGCTAGCAGAGGTGAAAAATGAAACCCAGGCGCTGATTGAAGCCATTCGCGCCAAGGCTCAGGTGGAAGCACAACAGGCCGGTGAGTTCACGCGGGAAGCCTATTTGAGTGCCGTGCGCCGCACTCGCGAAACCGTGGAACAAACCAAGCTGTTTGATCCCGACAAAATTGAAGAGTCTATCAACACCATCCACAAAGAAGCTGAGAAAAACTGGCAGACTATTGCCCAAGAAGTGCAAGATTTTGGCGATCGCCTAACCGAAGCCGCCAAAACTGCCTGGGATATTCTCATGGGCCATGACAAAGATACGACGCCCAAAAACTAGACTAGGGCGTGCATCGGTTGACCATAAAGCAACCTGGGGCATGGCTAAGCTGTGCCCCATTTTTTATGAGTTGCGATCGCTCACCGATCTGAGCCGGACACAATGCAGGATAATAGGAAGGTTTGATTATCATGGGGACACTGGCCGTGCCTTTCCCTAGAACAACAGCCGATCCAATCTGGAGGGTTAACCGTTTCTAGGATTGCAGCACCCTGGATAGTGACGATCTCAGGTCAGCGCACCAGGTCTTCCTCCGTCTCCGTTCGTTTCACTTTGGCAACCGTTTCAACTCTAGCTATGCGAAGTCATTACTGCGGTCAACTCCGTCCTGAACATATCGGCGAAACAGTTACGCTCTACGGCTGGGTCGATCGCCGTCGAGATCATGGCGGGGTGATTTTTGTCGATTTGCGCGATCGCTCTGGCATCGCCCAAATTGTCAGCGACCCAGAACGGACACCCGCCTCCTATCCTGTGGCTGAACAGGTGCGCAATGAATATGTGGTGAAGGTGACTGGACGTGTCACCCAGCGGCCAGCCGAGTCCCTCAATCCCAAGCTCCCCAGCGGAGGCGTGGAAATTTATGCGGACGAGATCGAGGTGCTCAATGACGTCCGCAAGCCTCTACCGTTTCAAGTATCGGTGGCGGAGCAAGACTCGGTGCGGGAAGAACTGCGGCTGAAATATCGCTATCTTGATCTCCGCCGCGATCGCATGGCCCGCAATCTCCGCCTGCGCCATGAGGTGATCAAGGCCATGCGCCGCTTTTTGGAAGATCAAGAAGCTTTTATTGAAGTCGAAACGCCTATCCTCACCCGCTCCACCCCTGAAGGTGCAAGGGACTATCTAGTGCCCAGTCGGGTGAATCCGGGGGAATGGTTTGCCCTGCCCCAGTCGCCCCAGCTCTTCAAGCAAATCTTGATGGTGTCCGGGTTCGATCGCTACTACCAAATTGCTCGCTGCTTCCGCGATGAAGACCTCCGGGCCGATCGCCAACCGGAATTCACCCAGCTCGATATGGAAATGAGCTTCATGACCCAGGATGAAATTCTGGAGCTGAATGAGGCCATGGTCTGCCATATTTTCAAAGCAGTGAAGGGCATCGACCTACCCCGCCCCTTCCCCCGGCTCACCTATGCTGAGGCCATGGATCGCTATGGCTCCGACAAGCCCGATACCCGCTACGGTCTGGAGCTAGTAGACGTATCCGACTTGGTGAAAGACTCTGGCTTTAAGGTGTTTTCAGGGGCGATCGCTGCTGGCGGCATGGTGAAAGTGTTGCCGATTCCCGGCGGCAATGACGCCATTTCCAACGTCCGCATCAAGCCCGGTGGCGATCTGTTTAAGGAAGCCAACGAGGCGGGGGCTAAGGGGCTGGCCTACATCCGCGTGCGGGACGGCGGCGAGATTGACACCATCGGTGCCATCAAAGACAACCTCAGCGATGAGCAAAAGCAAGAGCTTCTGGCTAGAACCGGAGCCCAGCCGGGACATCTGCTGCTCTTTGGGGCAGGGGATGCCGCGACGGTCAACAAAACCCTCGATCGCCTGCGCCAGGTGATTGCGCGGCAGATGAACCTCATTGATCCTGAGAAGCTCAACCTTCTGTGGGTGACGGACTTCCCCATGTTTGAGTGGAATGCTGATGAGAAGCGCCTAGAAGCCCTGCACCATCCCTTCACTGCGCCCTTCCCCGAGGATGCCCACGACCTGAAAACGGCCCGAGCCCAAGCCTATGACATTGTGTTCAACGGCTTTGAAATTGGTGGCGGCAGTTTGCGGATCTATCACCCCGATCTACAGGCTAAGGTGTTTGAAACGATTGGTCTATCCGACGAGGAAGCCCGAGGTAAATTCGGATTCTTGCTGGAAGCCTTCGAGTATGGCACCCCGCCCCATGGCGGCATTGCCTATGGTCTCGATCGCTTAGTGATGCTCTTGGCGGGCGAAGAGTCGATTCGAGATGCGATCGCCTTCCCCAAAACCCAGCAGGCCCGCTGCTTACTCACCGAAGCTCCGTCTGGCGTAGACCTGAAGCAACTCAAAGAACTGCATGTGGCGTCTACCCATAAGCCCAAGCCCACGGCTGCAGGTTAATTATCCATCCTATAGCTATTAAAAATGCGATCGCTCTGTACTATCAGGCGATCGCATTCTTTTTATACAGCTTAAACAGGAGATGAATGCTGGTTTTTACCAGGGATATGAATGCTTTAGGGAGACGATGGGCAATGTTAAGTCAGGTTTACTGACTGCCCAGTTAACGTGCCTAACAGACCCTTTAGCCGTTGGGAATCTGTTGGCACTATAGGTGAGGAGTAGACCGTGGTCTAAACTATCGCTTAGATGACCATCGATCCGTGACGATCATTACTGAGCAGGAGCTGCTTCCTCAGCACCTTCCTCAGCACCTTCTTCCATCTCTTCGTCCATGGCTTCTTCCTCAGCTTCAGGAGCAGCTTCTTCGGTGGTTTCAGGAGCAGGAGTGGTCTCTTCACCGGCTGCACAAGCGCCAACGGTAGTCGCTAGGGTTGCAATCAAGGCCAGAGACATCATTTTGAATTTCATGCGAGTGTCCTCCCGATGTGTAATCGGCTAGTTAAGGTCTGGTTAAATCGTATTAAACAATACAACAAATTATGTCAAATGACTATCTATCCAAAGATAGGTATTTCAAATAGGTCTAGGGGATGATACATAGATTTTCCTGAGCTTGACAAGTCCGAATGGTGTCCACAAGCAATCCCCATAGACGCATCCCCATAGACAAATGACGAGGTGTTGCTTAGGCAAGGCGGTGTTGTATTGACCCAACCTAAGTAGGTGATACTACCAAGCTGCTCAGTCTATGCCTGAGCTTAACGTGTAGGCTAGGGGAAGTCCTGAGTAGGATAACAAGCTAGGAATAGACTTACAGGACGCAGCGGGTGATACCAGGTGAGACACCTGTACTAGCCAGATTAGATCATGGAGATATGCTTTAAACCAAGTATAGCTACAAGTATAGCTATGATGCGAGTAGATAGACAAGCTATCCTCGTCAAAGATAAGTACAGTGTTTCTATTGATACCGACTGAGTACTTGCTGGATGCCGCCAGTCTGCCATCTCCATAGGGCTGGAGACAAGGGTTAGTCGAGGTAAGATGAAAGCTATGCCCTAGGCAATACCATCTAGAAAAGTCAGTCCATGGACATCCTGATGGATATGACTAGAGATAAGTTATCAAGCTATCCTGTATCATTTCGTCGCAAGTACTTAGATCCTGCGCTACACTGGACGCCACGATACATGTCAAGCTACAAGCGATCGCCCATGACCCCACTCACTCCATGGATCTACTTTGCCGGCCCCCTGTTCACCGCCGCCGAGATCGACTTCAACGCAGCGATCGCCACGGGGTTGCGGGCAGCGGGCTACTCTGTCTATCTGCCTCAGGAGGAATGTGCGGGCACCACCGATCCCCACGAACTCTTCCAGATCTGCGTTCGGGGCATTGATGGAGCAGCGCTGATGGTGGTGATGTTAGATGGTACGGATGCTGATTCAGGCAGTTGCTTTGAGCTGGGCTATGCCTACGCTAAGGGAATGCCGGTGGTTGGTGTACGCACTGACTTTCGCGGTAGCGGTGAACATCTGGGGCTCAATCTCATGCTCACCCACAGTTGCGATCGCCTGCTGTTGACTAGTCTGCATCCCCAGCCCGCCAATCCTCGCATCCGCTATCGTGGACCCAATGACCCCATTCTGCCACTCCTGCTCGACTTGCTCAGGGGCTATTCTGAGCTAACTTGAGTGCAAGTGATGAGCGAGATGGTGCGTTACGGCTTCGCCTAACAGCACGCTACGTGAGCAGAGAATTCTATGGATAGGTGGTCATGAATGCGTTACGAGACGGTGCGTTACGGCTTCGCCTAACAGCACGCTACAGCTGATCTAGGTTTTTAGGATCGCCCATCCCCAGATCACCCAACCCCCATGTCATCCGCAATTGAACGGTTTTCTAGCGTCCCACAACAAGCTAGATTCGGTAGGATGCTGGGGAAGACCGAGGTTCGTGATGACTAATCCTGTCTGTATGCCGATGGCGATTGCCGCCTTGCCAACCGTTGCCGAAACCGTTGCTCAGTATGGCGCAGCCTCCCGCTGGATTGAAGTCCTTGTGGACTGTCCGGGCGCACCGGGGCTCTATACCTACGCTGTGCCTACGGAGCTATGCATCAAACCCGGAGATATCCTCAGCGTGCCTTTTGGAGCGCAGCAAATGGGGGCGATCGCCCTGCGCTGGGTGGAACAGTTGCCGGAGGGTTTGGATCTGAAATCGGTGCGGTCGGTCGATGACGTGATCAGCGCGGCTTTCTTCCCGCCGGGCTACTGGATTTTGCTGCAGCAGGTGGCAGATTATTACCAAACGCCCTTGATGCAAGCGGTGCGCGTGGCCTTGCCGCCAGGTATTTTGGGGCGATCGCAGCGACGCATTCGCCTTAAACCCGACGCTATTCCACCGGGCGCTACGGAATTTCTCTCGCCGCCTGCCCAGCAGGTGCTGCAGGTGCTGCAAAAAACCGGCGACTATACCTGGACGTACCTCCAGCGCCAGGGACGTGGGGCGCGGCGCGGCATTCAAGAGCTGCTGAGACGCGGCTGGGCTGAAAGTTATCTAGAGGCTCCGGCTCCAGTTCGCCCCAAGCGCCAGCAGGCGGTGGTGTTGGTCAACGATATGGGGGATGCCAATCTCAGCGATCGCCAGCGGGAAATCATTGAGATTCTCAAACGGCGGGGCGGCGACCTGTGGCTGCAAGAACTTCTGCAAATCTGCCATGTGAGTTCTTCAGTGGTGAAAACCCTAGAGCGCAAGGGCCATGTGGTCATCCAGTCGCGGGAGGTATTGCGCACCGTATCGGGCCAGGCCCAGCCCGACCAACCCAAACAGCTTACGGCAGCGCAACAGGCAGCCCTGAGGGCGATCGCCCAAGGCCAAGGCAGTCAACAGTGGCTGCTGCACGGCGTCACTG
This region includes:
- the aspS gene encoding aspartate--tRNA ligase, which translates into the protein MRSHYCGQLRPEHIGETVTLYGWVDRRRDHGGVIFVDLRDRSGIAQIVSDPERTPASYPVAEQVRNEYVVKVTGRVTQRPAESLNPKLPSGGVEIYADEIEVLNDVRKPLPFQVSVAEQDSVREELRLKYRYLDLRRDRMARNLRLRHEVIKAMRRFLEDQEAFIEVETPILTRSTPEGARDYLVPSRVNPGEWFALPQSPQLFKQILMVSGFDRYYQIARCFRDEDLRADRQPEFTQLDMEMSFMTQDEILELNEAMVCHIFKAVKGIDLPRPFPRLTYAEAMDRYGSDKPDTRYGLELVDVSDLVKDSGFKVFSGAIAAGGMVKVLPIPGGNDAISNVRIKPGGDLFKEANEAGAKGLAYIRVRDGGEIDTIGAIKDNLSDEQKQELLARTGAQPGHLLLFGAGDAATVNKTLDRLRQVIARQMNLIDPEKLNLLWVTDFPMFEWNADEKRLEALHHPFTAPFPEDAHDLKTARAQAYDIVFNGFEIGGGSLRIYHPDLQAKVFETIGLSDEEARGKFGFLLEAFEYGTPPHGGIAYGLDRLVMLLAGEESIRDAIAFPKTQQARCLLTEAPSGVDLKQLKELHVASTHKPKPTAAG
- a CDS encoding nucleoside 2-deoxyribosyltransferase, with protein sequence MTPLTPWIYFAGPLFTAAEIDFNAAIATGLRAAGYSVYLPQEECAGTTDPHELFQICVRGIDGAALMVVMLDGTDADSGSCFELGYAYAKGMPVVGVRTDFRGSGEHLGLNLMLTHSCDRLLLTSLHPQPANPRIRYRGPNDPILPLLLDLLRGYSELT
- a CDS encoding ABC transporter ATP-binding protein, with protein sequence MLYIENLSYHPAATAEPILKSIGLELAPQQLGLVIGPSGSGKSTLLEILAGLASKTSGRIRWRSQVLSPDQLQDLGGLVFQFPERHFCGNTLLSELRLGHPELNRETMEQTLAKVGLAHLPLSANPHALSGGQQRRLALAVQLIRQPYLLLLDEPTAGLDWSMRQQLVSLLSVLKADWTLLIVTHEPGDLLAIADRCWTMQHGELQVADPATLAPSLDSSMA